A genomic window from Litoreibacter janthinus includes:
- a CDS encoding carbohydrate ABC transporter permease has product MARAVNDRRKLINTTAAWAIGLLIFFPILWTILTSFKTEGQAIASPPIFLGFDWTLENYRVVMERSNYGRFLWNSIIIAGGSTILGLIVAVPAAWSMAFVPSKRTKDILLWMLSTKMLPAVGVLYPIYLICIRLGVLDNRLALVVILMLINLPIIVWMLYTYFREIPGEILEAARMDGATLKEEILYILTPMAIPGIASTLLLNFILAWNEAFWTLNLTAVNAAPLTAFIASYSSPEGLFFAKLSAASTMAIAPILILGWFSQKQLVRGLTFGAVK; this is encoded by the coding sequence ATGGCACGTGCTGTTAACGACCGTCGGAAGCTCATCAACACGACCGCCGCTTGGGCCATCGGCTTGCTGATCTTCTTCCCGATCCTCTGGACGATCCTGACATCGTTCAAGACGGAAGGCCAAGCCATCGCGAGCCCGCCGATCTTTCTGGGCTTCGACTGGACGCTAGAAAACTACCGCGTCGTCATGGAGCGATCAAACTATGGCCGGTTCCTGTGGAACTCGATCATCATTGCCGGCGGATCGACGATCCTTGGCCTGATTGTCGCCGTTCCCGCCGCGTGGTCGATGGCCTTTGTCCCGTCTAAACGGACAAAAGACATCCTGCTCTGGATGCTGTCGACCAAGATGTTGCCAGCGGTTGGTGTGCTTTATCCGATCTACCTGATCTGCATCCGGCTGGGTGTTCTGGACAACCGTTTGGCGCTGGTCGTCATCCTGATGCTCATCAACCTGCCTATTATCGTCTGGATGCTCTACACGTACTTCCGCGAGATTCCGGGAGAAATCCTTGAAGCCGCGCGGATGGATGGTGCGACCCTTAAGGAAGAAATCCTGTATATCCTGACGCCGATGGCCATTCCGGGCATTGCTTCGACGCTGCTGCTAAACTTCATCCTCGCGTGGAACGAAGCGTTCTGGACACTCAACCTGACCGCGGTCAACGCGGCCCCGCTGACTGCCTTTATCGCCAGTTACTCAAGCCCCGAAGGCCTGTTCTTTGCGAAACTCAGTGCAGCCTCGACGATGGCTATTGCACCGATCCTCATCCTTGGCTGGTTCAGCCAGAAACAACTTGTACGCGGCCTGACCTTCGGCGCGGTTAAATAA
- a CDS encoding mannitol dehydrogenase family protein has protein sequence MKFIGLIRQDCGSRKMKLANTTLADLPKGVLRPEYDRAALSAGIVHIGVGNFHRAHQSWYLHRLMQQGEALDWAIVGAGVRAYDTEMRERLVAQDCLTTLIELSPEGQSTEVVGSMIDYVPIEDGNGALIARMSQSDIRIVALTVTESGYYVDPVTNAFHTAHPDIQHDAQHPDTPRTAFGAMVAALRQRRAAGTGPFTGQSCDNLQGNGDILRQTVVGLARLQDSDLADWIDENCSFPNSMVDCIVPSTGPDLIEKAQALGIDDTAPVSHENFRQWVMEDDFCAGRPAWENVGVTFTNDVHAFETMKIRILNAGHQVITNVGEVLSLETISSCMDHALVGALFRKVALEDIVPHVDAVPGMAPTDYVQLIHDRFSNPKIHDTTRRVAFDGSARHPGFVLPLVRKAIAAGTPLEGLALVEAAWARMCQGEREDGSEILPNDPIWDKLQAVAKEARARPQAWLEQQSIYGELAQNAKFSATFERWLHMIWNEGMEAALTAYCGASPNAERAREA, from the coding sequence ATGAAGTTCATCGGTTTGATCCGGCAGGACTGCGGATCGCGTAAGATGAAGCTGGCGAACACCACACTTGCCGATCTTCCCAAAGGCGTTTTGCGTCCCGAGTACGACCGAGCTGCGCTATCAGCAGGGATAGTCCATATCGGGGTCGGGAATTTCCACCGTGCTCACCAGTCGTGGTATTTGCACCGGTTGATGCAACAGGGCGAGGCGCTGGATTGGGCGATTGTCGGGGCAGGGGTTCGCGCCTATGACACGGAAATGCGCGAGCGACTGGTCGCGCAGGACTGCCTGACGACGCTTATTGAATTGTCGCCGGAAGGGCAGTCGACCGAAGTAGTTGGCTCGATGATCGACTACGTGCCAATCGAGGACGGAAACGGTGCGCTGATCGCGCGGATGTCGCAATCTGATATCCGCATCGTCGCATTGACGGTGACCGAAAGCGGTTACTATGTCGATCCAGTAACCAATGCGTTTCACACGGCGCATCCAGACATCCAGCATGACGCCCAGCATCCCGATACGCCACGAACGGCTTTTGGCGCCATGGTTGCTGCGCTGCGTCAGCGACGCGCGGCGGGAACAGGTCCGTTTACGGGGCAAAGCTGTGACAACCTGCAAGGCAATGGCGATATCTTGCGCCAAACTGTTGTTGGACTGGCAAGACTGCAAGATTCCGATCTGGCCGATTGGATTGACGAGAACTGCAGTTTCCCGAACTCGATGGTGGATTGCATTGTCCCGTCAACAGGACCAGATCTTATTGAGAAGGCGCAAGCCCTAGGGATAGATGACACCGCCCCCGTCAGCCACGAAAACTTCCGCCAGTGGGTGATGGAAGACGATTTCTGCGCGGGCCGTCCTGCTTGGGAAAACGTCGGCGTGACCTTCACGAATGACGTTCACGCCTTCGAAACGATGAAAATCCGCATCCTGAATGCTGGTCACCAAGTGATCACGAATGTCGGCGAAGTTCTGTCGCTCGAGACAATCTCTAGCTGCATGGATCATGCTTTAGTTGGTGCCCTGTTCCGCAAGGTAGCGCTGGAAGATATCGTTCCCCATGTTGATGCCGTTCCGGGTATGGCACCGACGGACTATGTCCAGTTGATTCATGATCGGTTCTCGAACCCGAAGATCCATGACACGACCCGCCGCGTGGCCTTTGACGGAAGCGCGCGTCATCCTGGATTCGTGCTGCCGCTCGTGCGTAAGGCGATTGCGGCAGGGACTCCGCTGGAAGGACTTGCGTTGGTCGAAGCTGCTTGGGCACGCATGTGCCAAGGAGAGCGCGAAGATGGCAGTGAAATTCTTCCCAACGATCCCATCTGGGACAAGTTGCAAGCGGTAGCCAAGGAGGCTCGCGCCCGCCCACAAGCTTGGCTGGAACAGCAGTCCATCTATGGGGAACTGGCTCAAAACGCCAAATTTTCGGCCACTTTTGAACGTTGGTTACACATGATCTGGAATGAGGGCATGGAGGCGGCTTTGACCGCTTATTGCGGGGCGTCACCAAACGCTGAACGCGCACGAGAGGCATGA
- a CDS encoding LacI family DNA-binding transcriptional regulator, whose product MSSAEIKNMEQFATVAGISRPTVSKYFNDPNSVRRSTRERIEAAVEKFDYRPNFFAMNQNRALTKNIGIVVPLLTDPYFAEIARRLEQRCIEAGYSPTLFSAHGDPSQEVAILNTLRSLKPAGVLFAPLGRASDRGAIGKFCADVPTLIFDSNVEEFGLAFVGSDNFQFTSHITNYLCRTGEPPSFFEMKTPANPNAHRRRQSYIDTMEASGHTPQVISVEGEGWNFEEIGFQGGMDALSRGLFDTNTILCSNDRLAMGLLAACYSKGLTVGRDQSCAIRVAGQDGHPLSRFTCPPLTTISHDYDAVSKRAVDTLFEAIDGNVSPWKSTRVEGKLILRDSA is encoded by the coding sequence ATGTCGAGTGCTGAGATCAAGAACATGGAGCAATTTGCGACTGTCGCGGGAATATCAAGGCCGACGGTTTCGAAGTACTTTAACGATCCCAATAGTGTCAGGCGATCCACGCGCGAGCGGATAGAGGCTGCCGTCGAGAAGTTCGATTATCGACCCAACTTTTTTGCGATGAACCAGAACCGGGCGCTGACCAAGAACATTGGCATCGTCGTTCCACTGTTAACGGACCCCTACTTTGCAGAAATCGCCCGCAGGCTCGAACAACGCTGTATCGAGGCGGGTTATAGTCCGACCCTCTTCAGCGCCCATGGCGACCCTAGTCAGGAGGTCGCGATTCTTAACACCTTGCGGTCTTTAAAGCCTGCTGGTGTCCTATTTGCCCCGCTGGGGCGTGCGTCCGACCGCGGTGCAATTGGGAAGTTCTGCGCTGATGTGCCGACCCTCATTTTTGACAGCAATGTCGAGGAATTCGGACTTGCCTTTGTCGGGTCCGACAACTTTCAGTTCACCTCGCACATAACGAATTATTTGTGCCGAACTGGTGAGCCCCCGAGCTTTTTCGAGATGAAAACCCCCGCAAACCCCAATGCCCATCGCCGGCGGCAAAGCTATATTGATACGATGGAAGCATCTGGCCACACACCCCAGGTCATTTCGGTCGAAGGCGAGGGATGGAATTTCGAGGAGATCGGCTTTCAGGGCGGGATGGATGCGCTGTCCAGAGGCTTATTCGACACCAACACGATACTTTGCAGCAATGACCGATTGGCGATGGGTCTGCTCGCGGCATGCTACAGCAAGGGTCTTACCGTCGGGCGTGACCAGAGCTGCGCGATTCGCGTGGCGGGGCAGGATGGACATCCGCTATCACGGTTCACATGTCCGCCGTTGACGACGATTTCACATGACTATGACGCGGTTTCCAAGCGCGCTGTCGACACATTGTTTGAAGCTATTGATGGAAACGTAAGCCCTTGGAAAAGTACAAGAGTTGAAGGGAAACTGATCCTGAGGGACTCTGCCTGA
- a CDS encoding ArsR/SmtB family transcription factor translates to MQEILSALCDPTRRAALGILWDGGEHCICELMERLDASQSRMSRHMKVLREAGLVADRRDAQWVRFRRNSGVAPDITAVIAAVLKAENALEQEMA, encoded by the coding sequence ATGCAAGAAATACTCAGCGCTTTATGTGACCCGACCCGCCGAGCCGCCCTTGGTATCCTTTGGGATGGAGGTGAGCATTGCATTTGCGAGTTGATGGAACGGCTTGATGCGAGCCAGAGCCGGATGTCGCGACACATGAAGGTGTTGCGTGAAGCTGGCCTCGTCGCCGACCGTCGCGATGCGCAATGGGTTCGTTTTCGCCGAAACTCCGGTGTCGCACCGGATATCACAGCGGTGATAGCCGCAGTTTTGAAGGCAGAGAACGCCTTGGAGCAGGAAATGGCATGA
- a CDS encoding ABC transporter ATP-binding protein, whose protein sequence is MGQIELKQVTKSFGDVQVIPPLDLTIYDGEFTVFVGPSGCGKSTLLRLIAGLEDITSGHIEIDGKDATDLVPAKRGLAMVFQSYALYPHMSVRKNIAFPLRMAKMPQAEIDKRVNAAADVLNLKDYIERRPGQLSGGQRQRVAIGRAIVREPSAFLFDEPLSNLDAALRVGMRLEISELHKRLETTMIYVTHDQVEAMTMADKIVVLHAGVIEQVGSPLELYRAPRNTFVAGFIGSPKMNLITGEEAAKYNAHTIGVRPEHIDVVEGKGEWNGTVGVAEHLGSDTFFHIHNTGLAETLTVRAIGDVNLKHGDSIGLNPRANEVHRFDPAGLRIA, encoded by the coding sequence ATGGGACAAATCGAACTCAAACAGGTCACGAAAAGCTTTGGTGACGTGCAGGTCATTCCGCCGCTGGATCTGACCATCTATGACGGTGAATTCACGGTCTTCGTCGGCCCCTCGGGTTGCGGCAAGTCAACACTGCTTCGCCTGATTGCCGGGCTGGAAGACATCACGTCAGGCCACATCGAGATTGATGGTAAAGACGCGACCGATCTGGTTCCGGCCAAACGTGGATTGGCGATGGTGTTTCAGTCCTATGCGCTCTACCCGCATATGTCGGTGCGCAAGAACATCGCGTTTCCGCTGCGCATGGCAAAGATGCCTCAGGCTGAAATCGACAAGCGGGTGAACGCTGCGGCCGATGTTTTGAACCTGAAAGACTACATTGAACGTCGCCCAGGTCAGTTGTCCGGTGGACAGCGTCAACGCGTTGCCATCGGTCGTGCGATTGTGCGCGAGCCCTCGGCCTTCCTGTTTGACGAACCTTTGTCAAACCTCGACGCAGCCCTGCGTGTTGGAATGCGGCTGGAAATCTCCGAGCTGCACAAGCGTCTTGAGACTACGATGATCTACGTGACCCACGATCAGGTCGAAGCAATGACCATGGCCGACAAGATCGTCGTTCTCCATGCTGGTGTGATTGAACAGGTCGGCAGCCCGCTTGAGCTCTACCGCGCGCCGCGCAATACATTCGTCGCGGGCTTTATCGGTTCGCCCAAGATGAACCTCATTACCGGCGAAGAGGCTGCCAAGTACAATGCCCATACGATTGGTGTGCGCCCTGAACATATCGATGTTGTTGAGGGTAAAGGGGAATGGAATGGCACGGTTGGTGTGGCAGAGCATCTTGGCTCTGACACCTTCTTCCATATTCACAACACGGGTTTAGCCGAGACATTGACGGTCCGCGCCATCGGCGACGTAAATCTTAAGCATGGTGACAGCATCGGTCTGAACCCACGGGCTAATGAAGTTCATCGGTTTGATCCGGCAGGACTGCGGATCGCGTAA
- a CDS encoding permease, protein MTTETHEINAKQGAPDWAWYAGIVGLACLGWLAYGHLIPFAEWVTAKFPVARDSHSGEAIAFFAYDVPKVLLLLTGIVFVTGVLRSWFSPEKTRAILAGKREIFGYPLAALLGVLTPFCSCSSVPLFIGFVSAGVPLGVTFSFLIAGPMVGPVGLGLLYGMVGWKIATIYLVFGFSIATVAGYVMGKMGLERYLQDWVRELNAGVVSDLPEEKITFVDRLRIGVEQVREIVSKVWIWVLVGIGIGALIHGYVPEAMMLKIMGGEAWWSVPSAVVVGVPMYTNAAGVIPIVEALLGKGAALGTTLAFMMSVIALSLPEMIILKQVLTLRLIAIFIAVVATGILATGYLFNFIL, encoded by the coding sequence ATGACGACTGAAACCCACGAAATCAACGCGAAGCAAGGAGCGCCGGATTGGGCATGGTATGCAGGCATCGTTGGCCTTGCCTGCCTTGGCTGGCTGGCCTACGGGCATCTGATCCCCTTTGCCGAATGGGTCACCGCCAAATTCCCCGTCGCCCGCGACAGCCACAGCGGTGAGGCAATCGCATTCTTTGCCTATGATGTGCCAAAGGTGCTTTTGCTGCTGACCGGTATCGTTTTTGTGACCGGTGTGCTGCGCAGTTGGTTCAGCCCCGAGAAAACCCGTGCGATCCTAGCCGGCAAGCGAGAGATATTCGGCTATCCGCTTGCGGCCCTGCTTGGAGTGCTGACACCGTTCTGCTCATGCTCCTCTGTGCCGCTGTTCATCGGCTTCGTTTCCGCAGGCGTACCTCTTGGCGTGACATTTTCATTCTTGATCGCGGGTCCGATGGTTGGCCCCGTCGGGCTTGGTCTGCTCTATGGAATGGTCGGTTGGAAAATCGCCACAATCTACCTTGTCTTCGGCTTCTCGATTGCCACTGTCGCCGGATATGTGATGGGAAAAATGGGGCTGGAACGCTACCTGCAAGACTGGGTGCGCGAATTGAACGCTGGCGTAGTTAGCGACCTGCCCGAGGAAAAGATCACTTTCGTAGACAGGTTGAGGATCGGCGTCGAGCAGGTCCGCGAAATTGTCAGTAAGGTCTGGATCTGGGTGCTGGTCGGAATTGGGATTGGCGCTTTGATTCACGGATATGTCCCCGAAGCGATGATGCTGAAAATAATGGGGGGTGAGGCTTGGTGGTCCGTCCCATCAGCTGTTGTAGTTGGCGTGCCGATGTACACCAACGCGGCGGGCGTGATTCCCATCGTGGAAGCGTTGCTCGGCAAGGGCGCGGCGCTCGGCACGACGCTGGCCTTCATGATGTCGGTGATCGCGCTGTCTTTGCCGGAAATGATAATTCTCAAGCAGGTGCTGACGCTGCGGTTGATAGCGATCTTTATCGCTGTCGTGGCGACCGGCATTCTGGCCACCGGCTATCTGTTCAACTTCATTTTGTAA
- a CDS encoding carbohydrate ABC transporter permease has translation MATKASRSAARLMMAPAVVLLLGWMLVPLLMTLWFSFRTYLPLRGGDQGWTGFDNYVRFVTSSAFWPAVQTTLVIVLGVLIITVVLGILIAMLLDQPMWGQGAVRILVIAPFFVMPTVSALVWKNMFMDPVNGLFAHLWRFFGAEPVSWLSDAAMPSLIMIVSWQWLPFATLILLTAFQSLDSEQLEAAEMDGAPFIKRFFYIVLPHLSRAITIVILIQTIFLLAIFAEIFVTTGGAFGTRTLSYLIFQRVLESQNIGLGSAGGVYAIILANIVAIFLMRIVGKNLDN, from the coding sequence ATGGCCACTAAAGCTTCCCGATCCGCAGCCCGACTGATGATGGCCCCTGCCGTTGTTCTGCTCCTCGGCTGGATGCTCGTTCCACTGCTTATGACATTGTGGTTCTCATTCCGCACCTACTTGCCCCTGCGTGGTGGCGACCAAGGGTGGACCGGATTTGACAACTACGTCCGTTTCGTAACTTCAAGCGCCTTTTGGCCTGCAGTGCAGACCACGCTCGTCATCGTCCTAGGTGTTTTGATCATCACCGTGGTCCTTGGTATCCTGATTGCGATGCTGCTGGATCAGCCGATGTGGGGGCAGGGCGCCGTCCGTATCCTCGTCATCGCGCCTTTCTTCGTTATGCCAACCGTGTCCGCGCTGGTCTGGAAGAACATGTTCATGGACCCCGTGAACGGATTGTTCGCACACCTCTGGCGCTTCTTCGGCGCCGAACCGGTCAGTTGGCTTTCAGATGCCGCGATGCCGTCGCTGATCATGATTGTCAGCTGGCAGTGGTTGCCTTTCGCCACGCTGATCTTGCTGACCGCGTTTCAGTCGCTCGACAGTGAACAGCTTGAAGCCGCTGAAATGGATGGGGCGCCGTTTATTAAACGTTTCTTCTACATCGTGCTCCCACATCTAAGCCGCGCGATCACCATTGTGATCCTGATCCAGACAATCTTTCTGCTGGCGATCTTCGCCGAGATTTTCGTAACCACGGGCGGTGCATTCGGTACCCGCACGCTGTCCTACTTGATCTTCCAGCGAGTTCTGGAAAGCCAGAATATCGGTCTTGGCTCCGCCGGTGGTGTCTACGCCATCATCCTTGCAAACATCGTCGCGATCTTCCTGATGCGGATCGTCGGCAAGAATTTGGATAACTGA
- a CDS encoding thioredoxin family protein — MKTVKVYGPGCKRCETAEAMVHAAAAKLGIDVQIEKVTDAKSIAMAGVMSTPGVSVNGKLVHAGGLPDADKLERWLSA; from the coding sequence ATGAAAACTGTTAAAGTCTACGGCCCCGGTTGCAAACGCTGTGAGACCGCCGAAGCGATGGTTCACGCGGCGGCCGCGAAACTGGGCATCGACGTTCAGATCGAGAAAGTGACGGACGCCAAGTCCATCGCGATGGCAGGTGTCATGTCGACTCCCGGCGTTTCGGTTAATGGCAAGCTGGTTCACGCTGGTGGTCTTCCGGATGCGGACAAGCTGGAGCGATGGTTGAGCGCCTAG
- a CDS encoding L-iditol 2-dehydrogenase, whose amino-acid sequence MKRLDGKSALITGAARGIGRGFAEAYLAEGAQVAIADINLDAAQKTASELGDAAYAVQLDVSDQASIDAAIQAVVDHAGKLDILVNNAALFDAAETVDITRSSYEKLYAVNVAGTLFTMQAAAKKMIAQGHGGKIINMASQAGRRGEGLVLVYCSTKAAVISMTQSAGLNLIKHGINVNAIAPGVVDGEHWEHVDSMFAKLEGKPLGQKKAEVAAGVPAGRFAVPADLSGMAVFLASQESDYIVSQTYNVDGGQWMS is encoded by the coding sequence ATGAAGCGCTTGGACGGAAAGTCGGCCCTGATCACGGGAGCTGCACGTGGTATTGGTCGCGGCTTTGCCGAGGCCTATCTCGCCGAGGGTGCGCAAGTCGCCATCGCTGACATTAATCTAGATGCGGCGCAGAAAACAGCATCGGAATTAGGCGATGCCGCCTATGCGGTACAGCTTGACGTCAGTGACCAAGCCAGCATTGATGCCGCCATTCAAGCCGTCGTGGACCATGCTGGAAAATTGGACATCCTAGTTAACAATGCAGCTCTGTTTGATGCCGCCGAAACAGTGGACATCACCCGCTCCAGCTATGAAAAACTGTATGCTGTGAATGTCGCGGGCACATTATTTACCATGCAGGCTGCTGCGAAAAAGATGATAGCCCAAGGTCATGGCGGCAAGATTATCAATATGGCATCTCAAGCCGGTCGTCGCGGTGAAGGCCTTGTACTGGTTTACTGTTCGACCAAAGCAGCCGTAATTTCCATGACCCAATCGGCCGGGCTGAATCTGATCAAGCATGGGATCAACGTGAATGCTATTGCCCCAGGAGTGGTCGATGGCGAACACTGGGAACATGTAGACTCCATGTTCGCCAAGCTGGAAGGCAAACCTCTGGGCCAAAAGAAAGCCGAGGTTGCGGCAGGTGTCCCAGCAGGGCGCTTTGCGGTCCCAGCAGACCTAAGCGGTATGGCTGTGTTCCTTGCTTCACAAGAGTCCGATTACATTGTGTCGCAGACATATAACGTCGACGGCGGTCAGTGGATGAGCTGA
- a CDS encoding ABC transporter substrate-binding protein produces MSFRSTLCAATALSLVTATGAFADGHAKTITIATVNNGDMVRMQGYTDTFTEKTGIAVEWVTLEENTLRQRVTTDITTKGGQFDIMTIGMYETPIWGANGWLVALDDLSAEYDVDDILPAMAGGLSHDGTLYAAPFYGESSMIMYRTDLMEKAGLEMPDAPTWEFIAEAAAAMTDRDNEINGICLRGKAGWGEGGAFITAMSNSFGARWFDMEWNAQFDTEAWANTLNFYKSMMDASGPAGYATNGFNENLSLFNQGKCGMWIDATVAASFVTGDDSTVADSVGFALAPDTGLGKRSNWLWAWALAIPAGTQQQAEAKQFIEWATSKDYIELVAAKEGWANVPPGARISLYENPEYQKVPFAKMTLDSILSADPANSTVEPSPYVGIQFAAIPEFAGIATEVSQEFSAAYAGQQTVEEALAKAQAITNEAMEAAGYK; encoded by the coding sequence ATGTCTTTTAGAAGCACTCTTTGTGCTGCGACTGCGCTTTCTTTGGTCACTGCGACCGGCGCATTTGCGGATGGCCACGCAAAAACGATCACAATCGCAACCGTGAACAACGGCGATATGGTCCGCATGCAAGGCTACACCGATACATTCACCGAAAAGACCGGCATCGCCGTCGAATGGGTGACACTCGAAGAAAACACTCTGCGCCAGCGTGTGACGACGGACATCACCACCAAAGGTGGCCAGTTCGACATCATGACAATCGGCATGTACGAGACTCCGATCTGGGGCGCTAACGGCTGGCTCGTTGCTCTCGACGATCTGTCCGCTGAGTACGACGTCGACGACATCCTGCCCGCAATGGCAGGCGGCCTGAGCCACGATGGCACGCTTTACGCTGCGCCATTCTACGGCGAAAGCTCCATGATCATGTACCGCACGGACCTGATGGAAAAAGCTGGCCTCGAAATGCCAGACGCCCCAACTTGGGAATTCATCGCTGAAGCCGCTGCGGCCATGACCGATCGCGACAACGAAATCAACGGCATCTGCCTGCGCGGCAAAGCTGGCTGGGGCGAAGGTGGTGCATTCATCACTGCAATGTCCAACTCGTTCGGCGCACGCTGGTTCGACATGGAGTGGAACGCACAGTTCGACACCGAAGCTTGGGCAAACACCCTGAACTTCTACAAGTCGATGATGGACGCGTCTGGCCCAGCTGGCTACGCAACTAACGGCTTCAACGAGAACCTGTCTCTGTTCAACCAAGGCAAATGCGGCATGTGGATCGACGCCACAGTTGCAGCGTCCTTCGTGACCGGCGACGACTCGACTGTTGCTGACAGCGTTGGTTTCGCACTGGCACCCGACACCGGCTTGGGCAAACGCTCCAACTGGCTCTGGGCTTGGGCACTCGCGATCCCTGCCGGCACCCAGCAACAAGCTGAAGCCAAGCAGTTCATCGAGTGGGCCACCTCCAAAGACTACATCGAGCTGGTTGCAGCTAAAGAAGGTTGGGCAAACGTTCCTCCAGGTGCCCGTATTTCGCTGTACGAAAACCCAGAGTACCAAAAGGTGCCATTCGCAAAGATGACGCTGGACTCGATCCTGTCGGCTGACCCAGCCAACAGCACCGTCGAGCCAAGCCCATATGTCGGCATCCAGTTCGCTGCGATCCCTGAGTTCGCTGGCATCGCGACGGAAGTGAGCCAAGAGTTCTCCGCAGCCTACGCCGGTCAGCAGACTGTCGAAGAAGCGCTGGCGAAAGCTCAGGCTATCACGAACGAAGCCATGGAAGCTGCAGGCTACAAGTAA